The following proteins come from a genomic window of Flavobacterium eburneipallidum:
- the alaS gene encoding alanine--tRNA ligase has protein sequence MKSQDIRKAYLKFFESKGHLIVPSAPIVLKDDPTLMFNNSGMAQFKEYFLGNGTPKSKRITDTQKCLRVSGKHNDLEDVGFDTYHHTMFEMLGNWSFGDYFKKEAIPWAWEFLTDVLKLDKDRLYVSVFEGNEAENVPFDQEAFDIWKQFVSEDRIILGNKKDNFWEMGDQGPCGPCSEIHIDLRTDAERNAVSGRSLVNADHPQVVEIWNNVFMEFNRKADGSLEKLPAQHVDTGMGFERLCMAMQNVTSNYDTDVFTPLIEKVEQITGLKYTSNEVKNISEEQNKTNIAIRVVVDHVRAVAFAIADGQLPSNTGAGYVIRRILRRAIRYGFTFLNTKEPFINKLVEVLANQMGEFFPEIKSQQQLVTNVIREEEASFLRTLDQGLQLLDKVVVETSGKEVSGAKVFELYDTFGFPKDLTALILKEKGFSYNESDFEAELQKQKARSRAASEVSTEDWSVLISGNVETFVGYDQTENDVKITRIRKVDSKKDGILYQIVLDNTPFYPEGGGQVGDKGTLVSANETIDIIDTKKENNLILHFAKQLPENIEAGFIAKVNTDLRTSTSKNHSATHLMHLALRNILGTHVEQKGSLVNPNYLRFDFSHFAKVSDEELRQVEASVNSQIEAQLQLQEHRNIPIQEALDKGAMALFGEKYGDSVRMIEFGESKELCGGIHVKNTADIWHFKIISEGAVAAGIRRIEAITGNAVKDFYKNQESTLAEIKETLKNPQDILKSVATLQDDNAKLKKQIEQLVKEKIDGLKNTLATDFQEINGINFLAKQVDLSMSSTKDLAQAIGTSKPNSFVFLASVEDNAPNIHCYISKELVAEKSLNAGNVIRELSKYIDGNGGGQPFFASGKGKNVSGIKEALAKAIDFVK, from the coding sequence ATGAAATCACAAGACATTCGTAAAGCATACCTCAAATTCTTTGAATCAAAAGGGCATTTAATTGTTCCGTCAGCGCCAATTGTGTTAAAAGACGATCCAACCTTGATGTTTAACAACTCGGGAATGGCACAATTTAAAGAATACTTTTTAGGAAACGGAACTCCTAAAAGCAAACGTATTACCGATACGCAAAAATGTCTTCGTGTTTCAGGAAAACACAATGATTTAGAAGATGTTGGTTTTGATACCTATCATCATACGATGTTCGAAATGTTAGGAAACTGGTCATTTGGTGACTATTTCAAAAAAGAAGCAATTCCTTGGGCTTGGGAGTTTCTTACTGATGTTTTAAAATTAGACAAAGACCGTTTGTATGTTTCTGTTTTTGAAGGAAATGAAGCCGAAAATGTTCCGTTTGATCAGGAAGCTTTTGATATTTGGAAACAATTTGTGTCTGAAGATCGAATTATTCTTGGAAATAAAAAAGATAACTTTTGGGAAATGGGCGATCAAGGACCGTGTGGACCTTGTTCTGAAATTCATATTGATTTGAGAACAGATGCTGAAAGAAATGCAGTTTCAGGAAGAAGTTTAGTCAATGCCGATCATCCGCAAGTAGTGGAAATTTGGAACAACGTTTTCATGGAATTCAACCGTAAAGCGGACGGTTCGCTAGAAAAATTACCAGCGCAACATGTAGATACCGGAATGGGATTTGAGCGTTTGTGTATGGCAATGCAAAATGTTACTTCCAATTACGATACCGATGTTTTTACGCCACTTATCGAAAAAGTGGAACAGATTACAGGATTAAAATACACTTCAAACGAAGTAAAGAACATTTCAGAAGAACAAAATAAAACGAACATTGCTATTCGTGTTGTTGTGGATCACGTTCGTGCCGTTGCGTTTGCCATTGCTGATGGGCAATTACCATCTAACACTGGTGCGGGTTATGTAATTCGTAGAATTTTGCGTCGTGCCATTCGTTACGGATTTACATTTTTGAATACCAAAGAACCTTTTATCAATAAATTGGTAGAAGTTTTAGCCAATCAAATGGGCGAATTTTTTCCAGAAATCAAATCGCAACAACAATTGGTTACCAACGTAATTCGTGAAGAAGAAGCTTCATTTTTAAGAACTTTAGATCAAGGTTTACAATTGTTAGATAAAGTTGTTGTAGAGACTAGTGGAAAAGAAGTTTCAGGCGCAAAAGTTTTTGAATTATACGATACATTTGGTTTTCCAAAAGATTTGACGGCTTTAATTTTAAAAGAAAAAGGATTTTCATATAACGAATCAGATTTTGAAGCTGAATTACAAAAACAAAAAGCACGTTCTCGTGCAGCATCAGAAGTTTCAACTGAAGATTGGTCGGTTTTGATTTCAGGAAATGTAGAAACATTCGTGGGTTATGACCAAACTGAAAATGATGTAAAAATCACCAGAATTCGTAAAGTAGATTCTAAAAAAGATGGGATTTTATACCAAATCGTTTTAGACAACACACCGTTTTATCCAGAAGGTGGAGGACAAGTTGGTGACAAAGGAACATTAGTTTCTGCTAACGAAACGATTGATATTATTGATACAAAAAAAGAAAATAATCTGATTTTGCATTTTGCCAAACAACTTCCAGAAAATATTGAAGCTGGTTTTATTGCCAAAGTAAATACTGATTTAAGAACGTCAACTTCTAAAAATCACTCGGCTACACATTTGATGCATTTGGCTTTGAGAAATATTCTTGGAACACATGTTGAGCAAAAAGGGTCGTTAGTAAATCCAAATTACTTGCGTTTTGACTTTTCACATTTTGCTAAAGTTTCTGACGAAGAATTACGTCAGGTTGAAGCAAGTGTAAATTCACAAATTGAAGCACAATTGCAATTACAAGAACATAGAAATATTCCAATTCAAGAAGCGTTGGATAAGGGCGCAATGGCTTTGTTTGGTGAAAAATATGGCGACAGTGTTCGAATGATTGAATTTGGCGAAAGCAAAGAGCTTTGCGGTGGAATTCACGTAAAAAACACTGCTGATATTTGGCATTTCAAAATCATTTCAGAAGGTGCAGTTGCAGCAGGAATTCGTCGTATTGAAGCGATTACTGGTAATGCCGTGAAAGATTTTTACAAAAATCAAGAAAGCACTTTGGCAGAAATCAAAGAAACGTTGAAAAATCCTCAAGATATTTTGAAATCGGTTGCAACTTTACAAGATGATAATGCCAAGTTGAAAAAACAAATTGAGCAATTAGTAAAAGAAAAAATCGACGGATTGAAGAATACTTTAGCTACTGATTTCCAAGAAATAAACGGAATAAACTTTTTAGCAAAACAAGTAGATTTGTCAATGAGTTCGACTAAAGATTTAGCGCAAGCTATTGGAACTTCAAAACCAAATTCATTTGTGTTTTTAGCTTCTGTTGAAGATAATGCGCCTAAT
- a CDS encoding M23 family metallopeptidase, producing MAKVKYYYDSENLAYRKIITKKRKKFGVLMLFLLASALFGFLSFIALLNTPYFETPKNIKQAREIENLKLNYAILNKKMDQIDAVISAIEDRDNNLYRVYFNANGIPMEERKAGFNDKNRYAKLEGYDNSQLVTNTTKRIDVLQKEVAIQSKSLDAILKLAGNKDKLLAAIPAIQPVKNENLKRMVSGFGYRTDPFTKARKMHEGMDFTAKTGTPIYATGDGVVEKADNTASGYGNHIVIRHGFGYETLYGHLSKYKCRAGQRVKRGDIIGYVGSTGRSEGPHLHYEVHKNGKVVNPLNFYYGNISAVEYIAIAQAANQENQSFD from the coding sequence ATGGCGAAAGTAAAATATTATTACGATTCCGAAAATCTAGCCTATCGAAAGATAATAACAAAAAAGAGAAAAAAATTCGGCGTTTTGATGTTATTTTTACTGGCTTCGGCATTGTTTGGTTTTTTAAGTTTTATCGCTTTATTGAATACTCCTTATTTTGAAACTCCAAAAAACATCAAACAAGCTCGAGAAATTGAAAACTTGAAGTTGAATTATGCCATTTTGAACAAAAAAATGGATCAGATTGATGCAGTAATTTCCGCCATTGAAGATCGGGATAATAATTTATACCGCGTTTATTTTAATGCAAATGGAATTCCGATGGAAGAAAGAAAAGCGGGATTTAATGATAAAAACAGATATGCAAAATTAGAAGGATACGACAATTCACAACTGGTGACCAATACCACAAAAAGAATTGATGTGTTACAAAAGGAAGTCGCTATTCAGTCGAAATCATTAGATGCCATTTTGAAATTGGCTGGAAATAAAGACAAATTATTGGCAGCGATTCCAGCGATTCAGCCAGTAAAGAATGAAAACTTAAAAAGAATGGTTTCTGGTTTTGGATACAGAACTGACCCATTTACCAAGGCTAGAAAAATGCACGAAGGAATGGATTTTACCGCCAAAACAGGAACTCCAATTTATGCCACAGGCGACGGAGTCGTTGAAAAAGCAGATAACACGGCTTCTGGATACGGAAATCATATTGTGATCCGACACGGTTTTGGCTATGAAACTTTATACGGACATTTGAGCAAATACAAATGTCGTGCTGGACAACGAGTAAAACGTGGCGATATAATAGGGTATGTAGGAAGTACAGGAAGATCAGAAGGACCGCATTTGCATTATGAAGTGCACAAAAATGGTAAAGTCGTGAATCCATTGAATTTTTATTACGGAAATATTTCAGCGGTAGAATATATTGCGATTGCACAAGCGGCGAATCAGGAGAATCAATCGTTTGATTAA
- a CDS encoding MerR family transcriptional regulator: MHIELSKDKRYYSIGEVAKAFDVNASLIRFWDSEFDILKPKKNAKGNRMFTPEDVKNLQLIYHLVKERGFTLEGARTHLKEGQKKTLDKFDIVSKLEAIKVQLTNIKNEL; encoded by the coding sequence ATGCACATAGAATTATCTAAAGACAAAAGATATTACAGCATTGGCGAAGTAGCCAAAGCTTTTGATGTAAACGCATCGCTTATCCGATTTTGGGATAGTGAATTTGATATTCTTAAACCGAAAAAAAACGCCAAAGGAAACAGAATGTTCACACCCGAAGATGTCAAAAACTTGCAATTGATTTATCATTTGGTCAAAGAAAGAGGATTTACACTCGAAGGTGCCAGAACGCATTTGAAAGAAGGACAAAAGAAAACGTTGGATAAATTTGATATTGTTAGTAAATTGGAAGCTATAAAAGTACAATTGACTAATATTAAGAATGAACTTTAA
- a CDS encoding LemA family protein, producing MDFKRFLPWIIGIGLVIIIAFWAMGIMNTGLQKDQAVNKEWGNVNTAYQRRNDLIGNLVNTVKGAADFEKSTLTAVIEARAKATSVTIDPANVTPEQLAAFNSAQSGVSSSLSRLLVSVEQYPTLKANENFLKLQDELASTENQILTSRTRFNESVQDYNGYVLAMPQSIFLGKYKEKPYFQAVQGAEKPVEVKF from the coding sequence ATGGATTTTAAAAGATTTTTACCTTGGATTATTGGAATTGGATTAGTAATAATAATTGCTTTTTGGGCAATGGGAATTATGAATACAGGTTTGCAAAAAGACCAAGCCGTTAATAAGGAATGGGGTAATGTAAATACCGCTTATCAAAGAAGAAATGACCTTATCGGAAATTTAGTGAACACTGTTAAAGGTGCTGCCGATTTCGAAAAGAGTACATTAACCGCAGTAATTGAAGCTAGAGCAAAAGCAACATCGGTAACTATCGATCCTGCTAATGTTACTCCAGAACAATTAGCTGCGTTTAATTCTGCACAATCAGGAGTTTCTTCTTCATTGTCAAGATTATTAGTTAGCGTAGAGCAATATCCTACTTTGAAAGCAAATGAAAACTTCTTGAAATTACAAGACGAATTAGCTAGTACAGAAAATCAGATTCTTACTTCAAGAACTCGTTTTAACGAATCCGTTCAAGATTATAATGGTTATGTATTAGCAATGCCACAAAGTATCTTTTTAGGCAAGTACAAAGAAAAACCATATTTTCAAGCGGTTCAAGGTGCTGAAAAACCTGTTGAAGTAAAATTCTAA
- a CDS encoding TPM domain-containing protein: MSKVEDFLTKEEEQAIVEAIRMAEKETSGEIRVHIEKTTSKVPYDRALEVFHDLGMDATELQNGVLIYVAVEDHNFVICGDKGINDVVPDDFWDCTKDVMANQFKTGNFKQGLIDGITRAGEQLQKYFPYHEDDTNELSNEISKG; encoded by the coding sequence ATGTCAAAAGTTGAAGATTTTTTAACCAAAGAAGAAGAACAAGCGATTGTTGAAGCTATTCGTATGGCTGAAAAAGAAACTTCTGGCGAGATTAGAGTCCATATAGAAAAAACGACTTCCAAAGTTCCTTATGACAGGGCTTTGGAAGTTTTTCACGATTTGGGTATGGATGCTACCGAACTGCAAAATGGCGTTTTGATCTACGTAGCTGTCGAAGATCATAATTTTGTGATTTGTGGAGACAAAGGCATTAATGATGTTGTTCCTGATGATTTTTGGGATTGCACCAAAGATGTCATGGCAAATCAATTCAAAACAGGAAACTTCAAACAAGGATTGATTGACGGCATTACTAGAGCTGGCGAACAATTGCAAAAATACTTTCCGTATCACGAAGACGACACGAATGAATTATCAAACGAAATATCTAAAGGATAA
- a CDS encoding TPM domain-containing protein — translation MEISQKLEVRSQKSKIEKGINLFFYFFILFYSSFLFAQFTIPEKPSFQTSVYDYAKVLSADEKTQLEEKLIRYSDSTSTQIVVITIESLKGEDIGILTPKWGQTWGIGGSKENDNGVVILLAKAERKIWISPGYGLEDKLTAGIGGEITRNIIIPEFKAGSYYRGLDKGADALFDVFKGKYKGERKTKGKDFPIIPLIIIIIIIIALASRNKGGGSGNSGNSGGGGPSLLDVIILSNLGRGGFGGGSGGFGGGSSGGGGFGGGFGGGGFSGGGSGGSW, via the coding sequence ATGGAAATAAGTCAGAAGTTAGAAGTTAGAAGTCAGAAGTCGAAAATTGAAAAAGGAATCAACTTATTTTTTTATTTTTTTATACTCTTTTACAGCAGTTTTCTATTTGCCCAATTTACTATTCCTGAAAAACCAAGTTTCCAAACTTCGGTTTATGATTATGCCAAGGTTTTAAGTGCCGATGAAAAAACGCAATTAGAAGAAAAACTCATTCGTTATTCTGATTCTACCTCAACTCAAATTGTAGTGATCACTATCGAAAGTTTGAAAGGCGAAGATATTGGAATTTTGACGCCAAAATGGGGACAAACATGGGGAATTGGTGGAAGCAAAGAAAATGACAATGGGGTCGTTATATTATTAGCAAAAGCAGAAAGAAAAATTTGGATTTCGCCTGGCTATGGCCTTGAAGACAAATTGACAGCTGGAATTGGCGGAGAAATTACAAGAAATATTATCATTCCAGAATTTAAAGCAGGCAGTTATTACAGAGGATTAGACAAAGGTGCCGATGCTCTTTTTGATGTTTTTAAAGGCAAATACAAAGGCGAACGAAAAACCAAGGGAAAAGATTTTCCCATTATCCCTCTAATTATAATCATTATAATTATCATTGCATTAGCATCAAGAAACAAAGGTGGTGGTAGTGGCAATTCAGGAAATTCAGGTGGCGGTGGACCAAGTTTGCTAGATGTCATTATTTTGAGTAATTTAGGTCGTGGTGGATTTGGAGGTGGTTCTGGTGGTTTCGGCGGTGGTTCGTCAGGCGGAGGCGGATTCGGTGGTGGATTTGGCGGAGGCGGTTTCTCTGGTGGAGGTTCTGGTGGAAGTTGGTAG
- a CDS encoding RrF2 family transcriptional regulator: MLSHKAKYALKALLYLAEQEEGHISRTIEIADGANIPKKFLEQILLDLKRGHFVSSKQGKLGGYYLIKSKNEITLADIHRLFDGAIALLPCASLNFYEACSDCKTEEECSLRHGLLIIRNETLKAMQGITIASLVKK, encoded by the coding sequence ATGTTATCACACAAAGCAAAATATGCCCTTAAGGCTTTATTATATCTAGCAGAGCAAGAGGAAGGTCACATTTCTAGAACGATAGAAATTGCTGATGGCGCTAATATTCCCAAAAAGTTTTTAGAACAAATTCTATTGGATCTAAAACGAGGTCATTTTGTAAGCAGTAAGCAAGGAAAATTGGGCGGATATTATTTGATAAAGTCAAAAAACGAAATTACTTTGGCAGATATCCACCGATTATTTGATGGAGCTATTGCGCTTTTGCCTTGTGCTTCTTTGAATTTTTACGAAGCTTGTAGCGACTGTAAAACCGAGGAAGAATGCAGTTTAAGACACGGTTTGTTGATTATTCGCAACGAAACTTTAAAAGCCATGCAAGGCATTACAATAGCTTCATTAGTAAAAAAATAA
- a CDS encoding TonB-dependent receptor: MKTIYTKTIYSLFFLLLFSATYAQSVLEGSLKNDQNTPIEGVNVVLKGTTTNTTTDANGKFTIDTKELPYSIIFQYDGFKTKEIEIKKAPTGPLEIILLDDVENVLTEVVVSSRRRIEKIQDIPIAVSVVTGKQAEQAGAFNVNRIKEIVPSVQLYSSNPRNTGINIRGLGSPYGLTNDGIDPGVGFYVDGVYYSRPAATTLDFIDVERIEVLRGPQGSLFGKNTTSGAFNITSRKPSFKSGADFELSYGNYGYLQAKASVTGALSQKIAGRLSFSGTQRDGLIENVATGKPTNTLNNQGFRGQLLFTPTENTNITLAADLTTQRPDGYAQVVAGVAPTKRAAYRQFDAIIADLNYQLPSRNAFDRKIDQDTPWRSGQDLGGASLNIDTKIGNGTLTSTSAWRFWNWDPSNDRDFTGLQVLAKSQNPARHTQITQEIRYAGKISSKLSGVAGVFFIDQTVKVRGTEESGNAQWRFSQSPVNYTPAGGVSTPVPLARWQEPGLLEGYGIRTNAQIHSTSAAVFGQLDWEITNRLHVLPGLRFNYDNKEAEYDRQTYGGLQTTDPQLLAIKRAVYTNQSFEASEDKTDFSGNITITYKASDKINAYATYAKSYKPIGVNVAGLPTPAAGQTLADLAVIKPEDVNHYEFGVKTSPFKNSILNLTFFNTDIKDFQTNVQAAELGVNRGYLANADKVRVRGAELDASFIINKHFSLNAAVTYSDGKYVKFTNAPLPLEETGSSVSFKDVSGSDLPGVSKWAGSLGGEYTKDAKFFGNIGKFFVAIDSYARSQFSSSPSASTYLVVPGYAIFNGRLGFRVANGLSAYVWGRNLLDKDYYEQLLPAGGNAGHYAGVLGDQRTYGVTLKYAL; encoded by the coding sequence ATGAAAACGATTTATACAAAAACAATTTATAGTTTATTCTTTCTTTTATTATTTTCGGCAACTTATGCACAAAGCGTTTTAGAAGGATCATTAAAAAATGATCAAAATACGCCTATCGAAGGTGTAAACGTTGTCCTAAAAGGTACAACTACAAATACAACTACTGATGCCAATGGTAAATTTACCATAGATACAAAAGAGTTACCCTACTCTATTATTTTTCAATATGATGGTTTCAAAACCAAGGAAATTGAAATCAAAAAAGCACCAACAGGACCTTTAGAAATCATTCTACTAGATGATGTTGAAAATGTTTTAACAGAAGTAGTAGTAAGTTCTAGACGCAGAATCGAAAAAATACAAGATATTCCGATTGCAGTGTCTGTAGTAACTGGTAAACAAGCCGAACAAGCTGGTGCTTTTAATGTAAACCGAATCAAAGAGATTGTACCCTCTGTACAATTGTATTCATCTAACCCAAGAAATACAGGAATCAACATTCGTGGACTAGGCTCTCCGTATGGTTTGACCAATGATGGTATTGATCCAGGAGTAGGCTTTTATGTTGATGGTGTATATTATTCTCGTCCAGCAGCTACAACTTTAGATTTTATTGATGTAGAAAGAATTGAAGTATTACGTGGACCACAAGGATCTTTGTTTGGAAAAAATACTACTTCGGGTGCATTCAATATCACTTCAAGAAAACCAAGTTTCAAATCTGGTGCTGATTTCGAATTAAGCTACGGAAACTATGGCTATCTACAAGCCAAGGCATCAGTCACAGGAGCTTTGAGTCAAAAAATAGCTGGTCGCTTGTCTTTCTCAGGCACACAACGTGATGGATTAATTGAAAATGTTGCTACAGGAAAACCAACTAACACATTGAACAATCAAGGATTTAGAGGACAATTGCTTTTTACACCAACTGAAAACACCAATATCACATTGGCAGCCGATTTGACAACACAACGTCCTGATGGATATGCACAAGTTGTTGCTGGAGTTGCCCCTACAAAAAGAGCTGCTTATCGCCAATTTGATGCTATTATAGCCGATTTGAATTACCAACTTCCAAGCAGAAATGCTTTTGACCGTAAAATTGATCAAGACACTCCATGGCGTTCAGGACAAGATTTAGGTGGAGCTTCTCTTAACATTGACACTAAAATTGGCAACGGAACACTTACCTCGACTTCTGCATGGAGATTTTGGAATTGGGATCCATCAAACGATAGAGACTTTACAGGATTACAAGTATTAGCTAAATCTCAAAATCCTGCCAGACATACTCAAATTACTCAAGAAATTCGCTATGCTGGAAAAATTTCATCAAAATTAAGCGGTGTGGCTGGAGTGTTTTTTATAGATCAAACAGTAAAAGTGAGAGGAACAGAAGAATCAGGTAATGCACAATGGAGATTTTCACAATCACCTGTAAATTATACTCCTGCTGGTGGTGTATCTACACCAGTACCTTTAGCAAGATGGCAAGAACCAGGACTTTTAGAAGGATATGGCATAAGAACTAATGCTCAAATACATTCTACAAGTGCGGCTGTATTTGGTCAATTAGACTGGGAAATTACAAATCGCTTGCATGTACTCCCTGGTTTAAGATTCAATTACGACAACAAAGAGGCAGAATACGATCGTCAAACTTATGGTGGATTACAAACTACAGACCCTCAATTATTAGCAATCAAAAGAGCAGTTTATACCAATCAATCTTTTGAAGCAAGTGAAGACAAAACAGACTTTTCTGGAAACATTACCATAACTTACAAAGCTTCTGACAAAATCAATGCGTATGCGACTTATGCCAAAAGTTATAAACCAATTGGTGTGAATGTTGCAGGACTTCCTACTCCTGCAGCGGGACAAACTCTAGCTGATCTTGCAGTAATTAAACCTGAAGATGTAAATCATTATGAGTTTGGAGTAAAAACCTCCCCTTTCAAAAATTCAATATTGAACTTGACATTCTTTAATACAGACATCAAAGACTTTCAAACCAACGTTCAAGCTGCTGAATTAGGTGTAAACCGTGGATACCTTGCTAATGCTGACAAAGTACGTGTAAGAGGAGCTGAATTAGATGCCAGTTTTATTATCAACAAGCACTTTAGCCTTAATGCTGCTGTAACTTACAGTGATGGGAAATATGTTAAATTCACTAATGCTCCACTACCACTGGAAGAAACAGGATCTTCGGTATCTTTTAAAGATGTTTCTGGATCTGATTTACCTGGTGTTTCAAAATGGGCAGGAAGTTTAGGAGGCGAATATACTAAAGACGCTAAATTCTTCGGAAATATTGGTAAATTTTTCGTAGCCATTGATTCTTATGCTCGTTCCCAATTTTCATCAAGCCCTTCTGCTTCTACTTATTTAGTAGTTCCAGGTTATGCAATCTTTAATGGACGTTTAGGATTTAGAGTTGCTAATGGTTTATCAGCATACGTTTGGGGACGCAACCTTTTAGACAAAGATTACTATGAACAATTACTGCCTGCCGGAGGAAATGCTGGACACTATGCTGGAGTATTAGGTGATCAAAGAACTTATGGAGTTACATTAAAATATGCTTTGTAA
- a CDS encoding chromate transporter — MSEIIKTQPTYTLLELSKYFLKLGTTGFGGPVALVGYMQRDLVEDKKWINESDFKEGLALSQLAPGPLAAQLGIYMGFVHYGVLGATLSGLAFVIPSFIMVVLLGIAYQAYGGLPWMQAIFYGISAAVIGIIVLSSYKLTSKSISKFEIHAIKNNWLLWLFYIAATLLTAITQKEELLLFIVLGFIYMIVKAPPEWIKKPKTASFFLLTTAGFSTIELGKLGELAWFFVKAGAFVFGSGLAIVPFLHAGVVNEHGWLTENQFVDAVAVAMITPGPVVITVGFIGYLVAGFTGACIAALATFLPCYLFTVLPAPYFKKISKNKSIKAFVDGITAGVIGALVGAVIVIAIRTIVDIPTALIAIGTVLTLIYVKKIQEPHIIGIAALLGVLIKLF; from the coding sequence ATGTCTGAAATCATAAAAACTCAACCTACCTATACTTTACTCGAACTCTCCAAATATTTTCTAAAACTAGGCACAACTGGTTTTGGAGGCCCCGTGGCATTAGTGGGTTATATGCAACGAGATTTGGTTGAAGACAAAAAATGGATTAACGAGTCCGATTTCAAAGAAGGATTAGCTCTTTCGCAATTAGCGCCTGGTCCTTTGGCAGCGCAATTGGGAATCTACATGGGATTTGTTCATTATGGTGTTTTAGGAGCAACCTTGTCTGGATTGGCTTTTGTGATTCCTTCTTTTATAATGGTCGTTTTACTAGGAATAGCGTATCAAGCCTATGGTGGTTTGCCTTGGATGCAAGCAATTTTCTACGGAATAAGTGCCGCTGTAATTGGCATCATTGTTTTAAGTTCTTATAAATTAACTTCCAAATCAATCAGTAAATTTGAGATTCATGCCATCAAGAACAATTGGTTGCTTTGGTTGTTTTACATTGCAGCTACATTACTTACAGCAATAACTCAAAAAGAAGAATTACTGTTATTTATTGTTTTGGGCTTTATTTATATGATTGTAAAAGCACCGCCCGAATGGATAAAAAAACCTAAAACGGCCTCTTTTTTTCTACTAACTACCGCTGGATTTTCAACTATCGAATTGGGGAAATTAGGCGAATTGGCTTGGTTTTTCGTCAAAGCGGGTGCCTTTGTTTTTGGAAGCGGACTAGCCATTGTTCCTTTCTTGCACGCTGGAGTAGTCAACGAACACGGATGGCTAACCGAAAATCAATTTGTAGATGCTGTAGCTGTAGCTATGATAACGCCTGGACCAGTTGTAATTACTGTAGGATTTATTGGTTATTTAGTAGCAGGTTTTACAGGGGCTTGCATCGCTGCTTTGGCTACCTTTTTGCCTTGTTACTTGTTTACCGTTCTACCTGCTCCATACTTCAAAAAAATTTCGAAAAACAAAAGTATCAAAGCATTTGTGGACGGAATAACCGCTGGTGTGATTGGAGCTTTGGTTGGTGCCGTAATTGTAATCGCTATTCGAACAATTGTCGATATTCCGACTGCATTAATCGCCATAGGAACCGTGTTGACTTTGATTTATGTCAAAAAAATACAAGAACCGCATATTATTGGTATTGCTGCACTGTTGGGTGTTTTGATTAAATTGTTCTAA
- a CDS encoding DUF2490 domain-containing protein, producing the protein MKIFRLTFFLVLISQLALAQTKRNIDHQSLTWIRYYNILPLTEKWALHSEIDNRNFIDPICQNVFVLRVQGRYRANKNIDLGGGFAYFNANTQNPNNNPDYSVPEYRLQQDVTLINDIAKITFHNRFQVEERFIQKANATELLDDYSYAWRFRYRLQATFTLWEKEKQSLKGSISDEVMFNLGKDNTKNTFDQNRIYGALRYAFNPNIHLELGYLKSFQRRASGIDFYDRDIVRFTVYHKINRKTKA; encoded by the coding sequence ATGAAAATTTTTAGATTAACGTTCTTTTTAGTCCTTATAAGCCAACTTGCATTGGCTCAAACCAAAAGAAATATTGACCACCAATCCTTGACATGGATTCGTTATTACAACATTTTGCCCTTAACCGAAAAATGGGCACTGCATTCTGAAATTGACAATCGGAATTTTATCGATCCTATTTGTCAAAATGTTTTTGTATTAAGAGTCCAAGGTCGATACCGAGCAAATAAGAACATAGATTTAGGTGGCGGATTTGCTTATTTTAATGCCAATACTCAAAACCCTAATAACAATCCTGATTATTCAGTTCCAGAATATAGACTGCAACAGGATGTTACTTTGATAAATGATATTGCCAAAATCACTTTTCATAATCGATTTCAAGTAGAGGAGCGATTTATTCAAAAAGCCAATGCAACAGAATTACTAGACGATTACTCTTATGCTTGGCGATTTAGATATCGATTGCAAGCTACTTTTACCCTTTGGGAAAAAGAAAAACAAAGCTTAAAAGGAAGTATTTCTGACGAAGTGATGTTTAATCTTGGAAAAGACAACACCAAAAACACCTTTGATCAAAACCGAATTTACGGCGCACTACGATATGCTTTTAACCCCAACATTCATTTAGAGCTAGGCTATCTCAAAAGTTTTCAAAGGCGAGCCAGTGGTATCGATTTTTATGATAGAGACATTGTCCGTTTCACGGTTTATCACAAAATTAATCGAAAAACCAAAGCATAA